In Amycolatopsis sp. EV170708-02-1, the following are encoded in one genomic region:
- a CDS encoding glucarate dehydratase family protein gives MKVLDVVLTPVAFADPPLLNAMGVHEPFALRGVVQLICEDGVVGLGESYGDLAFLDQVRKVLPELKGHDVFDLPGLRRKVATTLGEVVFADAHGLTGGFSVSKTVASVYSLFEVAALDAQGHYLGRPVVDLLGGKARDAVDFSAYLFYKFGAHIGAEEDSWGEVTTPEALVGEARRMVEEYGFGSIKLKGGAFDPDQEMDGIRALADAFPDHPLRIDPNAAWTVETGIRVAEELDGVLEYLEDPTPGIEGMARVAEKANMPLATNMCVVRFADIEPAFRQRAVGVILSDHHYWGGLRDTQALSTTAECFDVGLSMHSNSHLGISLAAMVHVAAATPHLTYACDTHWPWKTADVIAPGALEFVDGAVAVPDKPGLGVELDPDALARAHEDYVRSGQTKRDDVTYMRKFVGSFEPNTARW, from the coding sequence ATGAAGGTTCTCGACGTCGTCCTGACCCCGGTCGCCTTCGCCGACCCTCCGCTGCTCAACGCGATGGGCGTGCACGAGCCGTTCGCGCTGCGCGGGGTCGTCCAGCTGATCTGCGAGGACGGGGTGGTCGGCCTCGGCGAGTCCTACGGTGACCTCGCGTTCCTCGACCAGGTCCGGAAGGTGTTGCCGGAACTCAAGGGACACGACGTGTTCGACCTGCCTGGTCTCCGCCGGAAGGTCGCGACCACGCTGGGCGAGGTCGTCTTCGCCGACGCGCACGGGCTCACCGGCGGTTTCTCCGTCAGCAAGACCGTGGCCAGCGTGTACTCGCTGTTCGAGGTGGCCGCGCTCGACGCGCAGGGCCACTACCTCGGCAGGCCGGTCGTGGACCTGCTCGGCGGCAAGGCGCGTGACGCCGTCGACTTCTCCGCGTACCTGTTCTACAAGTTCGGCGCCCACATCGGCGCCGAAGAGGATTCGTGGGGCGAGGTGACCACGCCGGAAGCGCTCGTCGGCGAGGCGCGCCGCATGGTGGAGGAGTACGGCTTCGGCTCCATCAAGCTCAAGGGCGGCGCCTTCGACCCCGACCAGGAGATGGACGGCATCCGCGCGCTCGCGGACGCGTTCCCGGACCATCCGCTGCGCATCGACCCGAACGCGGCGTGGACCGTCGAGACCGGGATCCGGGTCGCCGAGGAACTCGACGGCGTCCTGGAGTACCTCGAAGACCCGACGCCGGGGATCGAGGGCATGGCGCGGGTCGCGGAGAAGGCGAACATGCCGCTGGCCACGAACATGTGCGTGGTGCGCTTCGCGGACATCGAGCCCGCCTTCCGGCAGCGAGCGGTCGGGGTCATACTTTCGGACCATCATTACTGGGGTGGTCTGCGGGACACCCAGGCCCTCTCCACCACGGCGGAATGCTTCGACGTCGGCCTTTCCATGCATTCGAACAGTCATCTCGGGATCAGTCTGGCCGCTATGGTGCACGTGGCCGCGGCGACGCCGCACCTGACCTACGCCTGCGACACCCACTGGCCGTGGAAGACGGCCGACGTCATCGCCCCGGGTGCGCTGGAGTTCGTCGACGGTGCGGTCGCGGTGCCCGACAAGCCGGGGCTGGGGGTCGAGCTCGACCCCGACGCGCTGGCACGGGCCCATGAAGACTATGTCCGAAGTGGACAGACCAAACGGGATGACGTGACCTATATGCGGAAGTTCGTGGGAAGCTTCGAACCGAACACGGCACGGTGGTGA
- a CDS encoding aldehyde dehydrogenase (NADP(+)), which produces MSQATDPATLEQILAAAADAAGTAAAATPAQRAGWLNAAADALDAAAEELIALANRETHLPASPRLQGELKRTTFQLRLFGEVLADGEFLGATVDHADAAWPMGPRPDIRRLLTPIGPVLVFAASNFPFAFSVAGGDTASALAAGCPVVLKAHSGHPELSARTGEVLREALVAAGAPEGIFAVIHGQQNGVTALKDPRIQAASFTGSVPGGRALFDIATSRPSPIPFYGELGSVNPVVVTQAAIDARGEAIAKGYAGSFTLGAGQFCTKPGLLFLPEGHGLEDTLREAVAAVPAQPMLNERIAAGFADGLAKLSDVDGVEVLSESGGTEGISHGATLLATTAKAFLADAHTVREECFGPASLIVTYTDQAELISLLGVMEPGLTATVHGEESDVDWIRPVLPSLTRVAGRLLWNDWPTGVTVTWAQEHGGPYPATTAPTSTSVGTAAIERFLRPIAWQGFPDALLPEPLQENNPWDLPRRTDGKR; this is translated from the coding sequence ATGAGCCAGGCAACGGATCCCGCCACGCTCGAACAGATCCTCGCGGCCGCCGCCGATGCGGCAGGCACGGCGGCGGCCGCGACCCCAGCCCAGCGCGCCGGATGGCTGAACGCGGCCGCGGACGCGCTGGACGCGGCGGCCGAAGAGCTGATCGCGCTGGCCAACCGGGAGACGCATCTCCCGGCCTCCCCGCGGCTGCAGGGCGAGCTGAAGCGCACGACGTTCCAGCTCCGCCTGTTCGGCGAGGTGCTGGCCGACGGCGAGTTCCTCGGCGCCACCGTCGATCACGCGGACGCCGCGTGGCCGATGGGGCCGCGGCCGGACATCCGGCGGCTGCTCACCCCGATCGGGCCGGTGCTGGTGTTCGCCGCCAGCAACTTCCCGTTCGCGTTCAGCGTCGCCGGTGGTGACACCGCGTCGGCGCTGGCCGCCGGCTGCCCGGTCGTGCTCAAGGCGCACTCGGGACACCCGGAGCTGTCCGCCCGCACCGGCGAGGTCCTGCGCGAGGCGCTGGTCGCGGCCGGTGCGCCGGAAGGGATCTTCGCGGTCATCCACGGCCAGCAGAACGGCGTCACGGCACTGAAGGACCCGCGGATCCAGGCGGCGTCGTTCACCGGTTCCGTGCCGGGCGGGCGCGCGCTGTTCGACATCGCGACCTCGCGGCCGTCGCCGATCCCGTTCTACGGCGAACTCGGCAGCGTCAACCCGGTCGTCGTCACGCAGGCCGCGATCGACGCGCGCGGCGAGGCGATCGCCAAGGGCTACGCGGGATCGTTCACCCTCGGCGCCGGGCAGTTCTGCACCAAGCCGGGACTGCTGTTCCTGCCCGAGGGCCACGGCCTCGAAGACACGCTGCGTGAGGCCGTCGCCGCGGTCCCGGCGCAGCCGATGCTCAACGAGCGCATCGCGGCGGGCTTCGCCGACGGACTGGCGAAGCTCAGCGACGTCGACGGTGTCGAGGTGCTGTCGGAATCCGGTGGCACGGAAGGGATCTCGCACGGCGCGACGCTGCTCGCCACCACCGCCAAGGCCTTCCTCGCCGACGCTCACACGGTCCGCGAAGAGTGCTTCGGCCCGGCGTCGCTGATCGTCACCTACACCGACCAGGCCGAGCTGATCAGCCTGCTCGGCGTGATGGAACCTGGGCTCACCGCGACCGTCCACGGTGAAGAGTCCGATGTGGACTGGATCCGCCCGGTCCTCCCGTCGCTGACCCGCGTCGCCGGTCGTCTGCTGTGGAACGACTGGCCGACCGGCGTCACCGTCACCTGGGCACAGGAACACGGTGGTCCCTACCCGGCGACCACCGCGCCGACCAGTACCTCGGTCGGCACCGCCGCGATCGAGCGGTTCCTGCGACCGATCGCCTGGCAGGGCTTCCCCGACGCGCTGCTGCCGGAACCGTTGCAGGAGAACAACCCGTGGGACCTGCCCCGCAGGACCGACGGGAAGCGTTAG
- a CDS encoding sodium:solute symporter family protein, which yields MHLLDWIMVSAYFVLMVVIGLWSHSRVNTVSDFFTAGGKMPWWLAGISHHMSGYSAVLFVAYAGVAYTDGITVYFWGMASIGIGVGIGSWLFASRWNRLRSKLGVASPLEYLAKRFNVPTQQALAWSGSLLKIFDIAAKWFAVATILNVFAGVPYTWGIIITGTITLIYCTVGGLWADALTDFGQFVIQAIAAIVMLWVVLDKLGGVSGLWTVWGDLPPAHLNPTTSKFTTVVLLVYVLVKTLEYNGGMWNLAQRYMAAPNTYEARRGARLSSILYLVWPLVMMFPMFAAPLLIPDIDNPNNAYAIMTTTFLPPGLVGLVLAGIFSHTMAMVSSDANAISAVITRDMLPVLWKKARNFTESQGLLAARVSTVLFVAATMAVATQAEKLGGVLGIVVLWVAALMGPISVPLLLGMLPAFRRSGSRAALISWAGGLIAYAIAYYGYNATLAVTVSTPILVSLGLFIGLGYLMPERKATTDEIIDTIDRDDDVTPSKSQDGTTVPA from the coding sequence GTGCATTTACTGGACTGGATCATGGTGTCCGCGTACTTCGTCCTGATGGTGGTGATCGGCTTGTGGTCGCACAGCCGCGTCAACACGGTCAGTGACTTCTTCACGGCCGGCGGCAAGATGCCGTGGTGGTTGGCCGGTATCTCCCACCACATGTCCGGCTACAGCGCCGTGCTCTTCGTCGCGTACGCGGGCGTCGCGTACACGGACGGCATCACCGTCTACTTCTGGGGCATGGCCAGTATCGGCATCGGTGTCGGCATCGGCAGCTGGCTGTTCGCCTCACGGTGGAACCGCCTGCGCTCGAAGCTCGGTGTCGCCTCGCCGCTCGAGTACCTGGCGAAGCGCTTCAACGTGCCCACCCAGCAGGCGCTGGCCTGGAGCGGCAGCCTGCTGAAGATCTTCGACATCGCGGCCAAATGGTTCGCGGTCGCGACGATCCTCAACGTCTTCGCGGGCGTGCCCTACACCTGGGGCATCATCATCACCGGCACGATCACGCTGATCTACTGCACCGTCGGCGGTCTCTGGGCCGACGCGCTCACCGACTTCGGCCAGTTCGTCATCCAGGCCATCGCGGCGATCGTGATGCTGTGGGTCGTGCTGGACAAGCTCGGCGGTGTCTCCGGGCTGTGGACCGTGTGGGGCGACCTGCCGCCCGCCCACCTGAACCCGACGACGTCGAAGTTCACCACCGTCGTGTTGCTCGTCTACGTGCTGGTCAAGACGCTGGAGTACAACGGCGGTATGTGGAACCTGGCGCAGCGCTACATGGCCGCGCCGAACACCTACGAGGCCCGCCGCGGCGCGCGGCTCTCCTCGATCCTGTACCTGGTGTGGCCGCTGGTGATGATGTTCCCGATGTTCGCCGCCCCGCTGCTGATCCCGGACATCGACAACCCCAACAACGCCTACGCGATCATGACCACGACGTTCCTCCCGCCGGGGCTGGTCGGGCTGGTACTGGCCGGGATCTTCTCGCACACCATGGCGATGGTCTCCTCCGACGCCAACGCGATCTCCGCGGTCATCACCCGCGACATGCTGCCGGTGCTGTGGAAGAAGGCCAGGAACTTCACCGAGTCGCAGGGGCTGCTCGCCGCCCGTGTCTCCACCGTGCTGTTCGTCGCCGCCACCATGGCGGTGGCCACGCAGGCCGAGAAACTCGGTGGTGTGCTCGGCATCGTGGTGCTCTGGGTCGCCGCCCTGATGGGCCCGATCTCGGTGCCGCTGCTGCTCGGCATGCTCCCCGCGTTCCGCCGCTCCGGCTCCCGCGCCGCACTGATCTCGTGGGCGGGCGGTCTCATCGCCTACGCGATCGCCTACTACGGCTACAACGCCACCCTCGCGGTCACCGTGTCCACCCCGATCCTGGTCTCGCTGGGGCTGTTCATCGGGCTCGGCTACCTCATGCCCGAGCGCAAGGCCACCACCGACGAGATCATCGACACGATCGACCGCGACGACGACGTCACACCCAGCAAGTCGCAGGACGGCACCACCGTGCCCGCCTGA
- a CDS encoding polysaccharide lyase 8 family protein: protein MSGFGYIDRRTALRGGAAAAASMALTSALAGTSSARPAAPGTSSIVTGYRELQTGINRPSAERTAALANLDRVAKAYHDSMTVGDGPLWKDLPLGPGSEFTTSMYARLRAIAVNWGTPGGALAGDPAVLARIKGALELLYTSDQYSEKTAEIGNWYTYEIGIPLYLLHILATVADELTQDELAKYLKPVLKFSGDPNRRTNNPSVVETGANRADKSTISLVSGAMLGDAERIKRGVGAFTDIEGGGAASVIAKLHRAAGDGFHTDGSFLQHDSVPYPGHYGIILLTAVASAIHVTKGTEFELPADVRDAAYALVSDTFAPFVYAGALMESVRGRFLSRQGESAHDIGHQLTGAVVLLARSASGKRKEELGGLAAKWITEDTFAPYLKIPDPERFAPGPDLVGIPGIEFAQELLATKVRATPTVATHRVFGQQDRMVHITEGWSASLGVASTRISRYESINSMNLHGWYVGDGSLYLFLPKAKGHFTDAYWPTVDPLLLPGTTTKSGPAPKLESVPLTGKDHCGGVRWDARHGAHALDFVSQDGTLTAKKSWFFTPSGVVCLGAGITDSSGERVRTTIENRNLGENGTGVLLADGHLVGGSESLRRKRWLHLERVGGYLLLDDAEVTALREDRTGTWRDIDKGANTKGTTVPYTRRYQKLVIEHGAKPSNASYAYAVLPTASVLQTIASAWSWRVRSNTATVQAVRLWDATLLANFFAAGSVDEVSVSGPASVALGRTSNGWQLAVSDPTQRQEVLRVTVRRKTFEVPVKDTFGATQIVRV, encoded by the coding sequence ATGTCCGGATTCGGTTACATCGACAGGAGAACGGCCTTGCGGGGAGGTGCGGCAGCGGCCGCTTCGATGGCGCTCACCTCCGCTCTCGCGGGCACTTCGTCCGCGCGGCCCGCCGCTCCGGGGACGTCGTCCATCGTGACCGGCTATCGCGAACTGCAAACCGGTATCAACCGGCCGTCGGCGGAGCGCACGGCGGCGCTGGCGAACCTCGACAGGGTCGCGAAGGCGTACCACGACAGCATGACGGTCGGCGACGGTCCCTTGTGGAAGGACCTTCCGCTCGGCCCCGGCAGCGAGTTCACGACGTCGATGTACGCGCGGCTCCGCGCGATCGCGGTCAACTGGGGCACCCCGGGCGGTGCGCTGGCGGGTGATCCCGCCGTGCTGGCCCGGATCAAGGGCGCGCTGGAATTGCTGTACACCAGCGATCAGTACAGCGAGAAGACCGCCGAGATCGGCAACTGGTACACCTACGAGATCGGCATCCCGCTCTACCTGCTGCACATCCTCGCGACGGTCGCCGACGAGCTCACCCAGGACGAGCTCGCCAAGTATCTGAAGCCGGTACTGAAGTTCTCCGGCGACCCGAACCGCCGCACGAACAACCCGAGCGTCGTCGAGACCGGCGCCAACCGCGCGGACAAGTCGACGATCTCCCTCGTCTCCGGCGCGATGCTGGGCGACGCCGAGCGGATCAAGCGCGGCGTCGGGGCGTTCACCGACATCGAAGGTGGGGGAGCGGCGAGCGTCATCGCCAAGCTCCATCGCGCGGCGGGCGACGGCTTCCACACCGACGGATCGTTCCTGCAGCACGATTCGGTGCCGTATCCCGGGCATTATGGGATCATCCTGCTCACCGCCGTCGCGTCCGCCATCCATGTCACCAAGGGCACGGAGTTCGAACTGCCCGCCGACGTCCGCGACGCGGCGTACGCGCTGGTCTCCGACACCTTCGCGCCGTTCGTGTACGCGGGCGCGCTGATGGAGTCGGTCCGCGGCCGGTTCCTTTCCCGGCAAGGGGAGTCGGCGCACGACATCGGGCACCAGCTCACCGGCGCGGTGGTCCTGCTGGCCCGGTCGGCGAGCGGGAAGCGCAAGGAGGAACTCGGCGGTCTCGCCGCGAAGTGGATCACCGAGGACACTTTCGCGCCGTACCTCAAGATCCCCGATCCCGAGCGGTTCGCTCCGGGGCCGGACCTCGTCGGCATCCCCGGCATCGAGTTCGCGCAGGAGCTGCTGGCGACCAAGGTGCGGGCGACGCCGACGGTCGCGACGCATCGCGTGTTCGGCCAGCAGGACCGGATGGTGCACATCACCGAAGGCTGGTCGGCCTCGCTCGGCGTCGCCTCGACGCGGATCTCGCGGTACGAGTCGATCAACTCGATGAACCTGCACGGCTGGTACGTCGGCGACGGTTCGCTGTATCTGTTCCTGCCGAAGGCGAAGGGGCACTTCACCGACGCCTACTGGCCGACGGTCGACCCGCTGCTGCTGCCGGGCACGACCACCAAGAGCGGACCGGCCCCCAAACTGGAGTCGGTCCCGCTCACCGGCAAGGATCACTGCGGCGGTGTCCGCTGGGACGCGCGGCACGGCGCGCACGCCCTCGACTTCGTCTCGCAGGACGGCACGCTGACCGCGAAGAAGTCGTGGTTCTTCACGCCGTCCGGTGTGGTGTGCCTCGGCGCCGGGATCACCGACTCCTCCGGCGAGCGGGTCCGCACCACGATCGAGAACCGCAACCTCGGCGAGAACGGCACCGGTGTCCTGCTGGCCGACGGCCATCTCGTCGGCGGCTCGGAGTCCTTGCGGCGCAAGCGATGGCTGCACCTCGAACGGGTCGGCGGGTACCTCCTGCTCGACGACGCCGAGGTCACCGCGCTGCGCGAGGACCGGACAGGGACCTGGCGCGACATCGACAAGGGCGCCAACACCAAGGGCACCACGGTGCCCTACACCCGGCGCTACCAGAAGCTGGTCATCGAACACGGAGCCAAGCCCTCGAACGCGAGCTACGCCTACGCCGTCCTTCCCACCGCGTCGGTGCTGCAGACGATCGCGTCGGCTTGGTCGTGGCGCGTGCGGTCCAACACCGCGACCGTGCAGGCCGTCCGGCTGTGGGACGCGACCCTGCTGGCGAACTTCTTCGCCGCCGGCTCGGTCGACGAGGTGTCGGTGTCCGGGCCGGCGTCGGTCGCGCTCGGGCGGACCTCGAACGGTTGGCAGCTGGCGGTTTCGGATCCGACGCAGCGACAGGAGGTCCTGCGCGTGACCGTGCGGCGGAAGACCTTCGAGGTGCCGGTGAAGGACACCTTCGGCGCCACGCAGATCGTCCGCGTTTAG
- a CDS encoding 5-dehydro-4-deoxyglucarate dehydratase, whose protein sequence is MAQPKIELDGLLAFPLTPFTEGLELNLDAFAETVESHVAAGAGALFVACGTGEFSSLSPDEHAAILRKAREVVAGRVPVWVGAGGGAASARAGIAAAEAGGADGVLLLPPYLVTGPPSGLVDHVRYAVGDSSIPVIVYHRSTGVFTPDSAVRLLDIPSVVGIKDGFGDVELMSRIITTIRSAGTDRAKDFLFFNGLPTAEVSARAYSAVGVARYSSAVHCFAPEIAARFHRALAENDDAVMEALLAGFYLPLVALRDEGQGFAVSLVKAAARLRGDKVGSVRPPLVEPTADQVARLEKIIDDGFAVLKSVEAGA, encoded by the coding sequence ATGGCACAGCCCAAGATCGAACTCGACGGCCTACTGGCGTTCCCGCTGACCCCCTTCACCGAGGGGCTGGAACTCAACCTCGACGCGTTCGCGGAGACCGTCGAGAGCCACGTGGCCGCCGGAGCCGGTGCGCTGTTCGTCGCCTGCGGTACGGGCGAATTCAGCTCGCTGTCCCCGGACGAGCACGCAGCGATCCTGCGTAAGGCTCGTGAGGTCGTCGCCGGGCGGGTGCCCGTGTGGGTCGGCGCCGGCGGCGGTGCGGCCTCGGCCCGCGCCGGGATCGCGGCGGCGGAGGCGGGCGGCGCGGACGGCGTCCTCCTCCTGCCGCCGTACCTGGTGACCGGTCCGCCGTCCGGGCTGGTCGACCACGTCCGGTACGCCGTCGGGGATTCCTCGATCCCGGTGATCGTCTACCACCGTTCCACCGGCGTGTTCACCCCGGACTCGGCGGTGCGGCTGCTCGACATCCCGTCGGTGGTCGGTATCAAGGACGGCTTCGGCGACGTCGAACTCATGAGCCGGATCATCACCACGATCCGCTCCGCCGGCACCGACCGGGCCAAGGATTTCCTGTTCTTCAACGGTCTCCCGACGGCGGAGGTCTCCGCGCGCGCCTACTCCGCGGTCGGCGTGGCGCGGTACTCCTCGGCCGTGCACTGCTTCGCCCCCGAGATCGCGGCCCGGTTCCACCGCGCGCTCGCGGAGAACGACGACGCCGTCATGGAGGCGCTGCTCGCCGGCTTCTACCTCCCGCTGGTCGCGTTGCGGGACGAGGGGCAGGGCTTCGCCGTGTCGCTGGTCAAGGCCGCCGCGCGCCTTCGGGGTGACAAGGTCGGTTCGGTCCGGCCGCCGCTGGTCGAGCCCACCGCGGACCAGGTCGCCCGCCTGGAGAAGATCATCGACGACGGTTTCGCCGTCCTCAAGTCCGTCGAGGCCGGTGCCTGA